From a single Brassica napus cultivar Da-Ae chromosome C9, Da-Ae, whole genome shotgun sequence genomic region:
- the LOC125592603 gene encoding uncharacterized protein LOC125592603 has product MSFLAPCQILEMNIISAQELAPVARCMKTYAVAWIDPERKLTTRVDNTGGTSPTWNDKFVFRLDEEALYDGTSIVVIEIYALHWFKDIHVGTVQTLISDLVNPSSGMRFVTLEVLRASGRPHGLLNIAVGLIDNSGQSMPLLFEEDLMFHKTNITSKPVGLRRSKSDTSSMVESPRKKVTQQQTTRVSSTTNSGFEKDEFSSDSQMVVYEPAQRKTPNTMSRQTKHIVHGTPMRPRNTNAYTPKRNSIEYGTPMRSRSRPVVITESDLGPSASVVAAQIAKEKALTGKDAESTVISVGERSVEGLRSKLERWQANLPVVLDVGSSYQPSSDYKTSSNFKPKSSYKPNETVPRNQQMIVAPLPKQGGRNKKGGDNGLFSCFGNICGIECSIVCGGSSGQKASKKKKKKK; this is encoded by the coding sequence ATGTCTTTTCTTGCGCCTTGTCAAATTTTGGAGATGAATATTATATCTGCCCAAGAATTGGCGCCAGTGGCACGGTGTATGAAAACATATGCGGTAGCTTGGATTGACCCCGAGCGTAAACTAACGACTCGGGTAGACAATACGGGCGGAACAAGCCCTACATGGAATGACAAGTTTGTGTTTCGCCTAGATGAGGAAGCACTCTACGATGGGACATCAATAGTTGTTATAGAAATCTACGCATTGCATTGGTTCAAAGATATTCATGTTGGAACGGTACAAACGTTGATCAGCGATCTTGTGAACCCTTCTTCCGGTATGAGATTCGTTACCCTCGAGGTTCTCCGTGCGTCAGGCCGCCCTCACGGCCTCCTGAACATTGCCGTCGGGCTCATCGATAACTCGGGCCAAAGCATGCCTCTTTTGTTCGAAGAAGATTTGATGTTTCACAAGACAAACATAACTTCGAAACCTGTAGGGCTTCGACGTTCCAAAAGTGATACAAGCTCAATGGTGGAATCACCGAGGAAGAAGGTGACGCAACAACAAACCACCCGTGTGAGTTCTACTACAAACTCAGGTTTTGAGAAAGATGAGTTTTCATCTGATTCTCAGATGGTTGTGTATGAGCCTGCACAAAGAAAGACGCCAAATACAATGTCGAGGCAAACAAAGCATATCGTGCATGGGACACCGATGAGGCCAAGGAACACGAATGCATATACTCCCAAAAGGAACAGTATTGAATATGGGACACCAATGAGGTCGAGGTCGAGGCCGGTTGTAATTACAGAGTCTGATTTGGGACCTTCAGCCTCAGTGGTTGCCGCTCAAATAGCAAAAGAGAAGGCTTTGACAGGGAAAGATGCAGAGAGTACTGTGATAAGCGTTGGCGAACGAAGCGTTGAGGGTCTCCGTTCTAAGCTAGAGAGGTGGCAAGCGAATTTACCGGTCGTTTTAGACGTTGGTTCAAGTTATCAACCAAGTTCTGACTACAAAACAAGCTCTAACTTCAAACCTAAATCAAGTTACAAGCCCAATGAAACTGTCCCACGAAATCAACAGATGATTGTAGCTCCTCTTCCAAAGCAGGGTGGGAGGAACAAGAAAGGAGGAGATAATGGattgttttcatgttttggtAACATTTGTGGCATCGAGTGTTCTATTGTTTGTGGTGGGTCTAGTGGACAAAAAGcatccaagaagaagaagaaaaagaagtga